The region AACATCCCTTTGTATACAATGGTTCTAGAGGAAAAACTTGGTACGTAGTATTGGGAACGATCGAGTTTCAGTTCGGCACGAATGCGTCTGTCAATGAGTCGTCGGATCAGGAATAGTTTTCTTTCAAAATCATCCGAAGTTTTGATTTTTTTCGATTTTTTCCCGATGAATACTTGTTTGAAGACAGGAATGGTTTTGGAAGCAACCACACCCGCGTACTCTTTGTTTACTGGAACATCACGGAACCCAAGGAACTCTTCGCCTTCGTCGATGATGATTTTTTCGATGACGTTTTCAACAGCTGCTCGCACCTCCGCGTTTTGCGGTAAAAATAAAAATCCAACAGCATAATCACCTTCTTTTGGTAAGGTGAAGGGTAGGTTTTTGCGGAAAAAAGCATCCGGGATATTGATCATGATCCCAGCACCGTCTCCTGTTTTTGGATCCGCACCTTCGGCCCCTCTGTGTTCGAGGTTACACATGAGGCGAATCCCTTTGTCTACGATGTCACGGGAACGTTTCCCCTTATAATTTGCGATAAAACCAACACCACAGGAGTCTTTGTCCATGGCAGGATCATACATACCTTGGGCCTGTGGGCCGAGTGGTGGAAGAATGGGTGGCTGGTTAGATTTTGACATACGTACCCTACACTAAAGCAATTACTGTACCTTGTTTTAGAAATCGGGTGTACTGTCCAATTAATTTGTTTTCAGCAAAATGATTTATTTTTAGGCAAAATCAAAGCCGTGAAAATGCTCATAATGAGTACAATATGATTAATATATATAAATTATGCAATAAAATAATTCGTTTCTAAATTGAATCTAAAAACTAGTGCAGTACAAGAAAGAAGCGAACTGCAACTTCCATAGGAAGATCGCTTAAATCCCAGCTCTGCGCGTTGGCAGATGTGAACAGGTTTTTGGTATGATTCAAAGTCGAAGTGAGTTCGGAATTGGGATCGAGTAACGATTTTGCCAAATTGCGAGTGGATTCGTAAGATTCTTTCGATTGGAACCATAAGGTTTTGGAGGGTAAGTCTAAATGTTTTCTAAATTCACTCTCTTGTTTCCATTCTCCTAACGTTTCTCTGTTTCCGTTTTTCTCTGCTAAAAGCACATATCCCTTTTCGGTCGCTTCCATTTGGTATGAGAGTCCGATTTTTTTAACGATCGAAAAACTGAGTTGGGTTCCGAACCCAAGATAACCTAACAGAAGAATTGTGAATCCAATCTTAAGATTGTTTGATTCTTTGTTTGTCAGATTCACAAGAGTGATAAGCAGTCCAAGGTGTCCGATTGATAATAAAGAAAATGTAAAGAACCAGTTGGCATTGGAAATAGAATGGTTCCATTGGATAGGGAAGGTGATCGTATGTTTTGCATCCTCAACGTTTGTTACTTTCAAACTGTTTGTATTTTGGTTTGCCTGTAAGGGAATCGGCAAAGGCGGGAATGGATCACCTAATTCATCTTCGATGGGTAGAGATAAAAATCGGTAGAATTTTTTTAGTTCACGATTTAAGATGAGGTAACGACTGAACTCTTCCGCTTTCTCATTGTATTTTCGATTGGTTACCTTGGAAACGGGAACAAGTAATCCAGATTGGTGTTTGAGATAGATGGTATCTGTAAAATTCCAGCCATCTTTTTTAGATTCGGCATCAGAGTGGATTTGGTAGGAAGTCCACTCAGCAAATGGAAAGACTACGTCTTGTTCTTCTTTTGTATCTCCCAATCGAACTTCTTTTTTTTCTCCATCAAGAACGACTTCATAGGAAAACAGTTTTGTTTCTTTGTATGATTTTATACATACCAAACTCAGTGGTGCAAAGATTAAAATGGAGAATAAAATTCCTTTTTTACCAATCGAGGGATGTTTCCAAAAGAGAATTCCGAGAAAAGAAAGTATGCCCCAGAAAATAATGCCAAAATACAAAACATCCGGATGAACCGATGTCCCTTGCGTTTGAATCGAATTTTGTAAAAATGTAGTTTCCACGATTCAAAAATCTCTTTGATTTTTTTCATTTGTCAACTACCCTTACGCCAATGAAATTTAGAATTTTCCTACGAGGAATCTTACTTACCCTTTTGTATTTTTCATTTGGAGAGATTCGATTAGAATCCAAAGAGGTGCCACCTCTCAAAAGCCGAGTGACATTTGAAGAAGGCACGATCTCAAAAGATGTGGCGAACGAATGGGAATCGCTCCTATCCGATCATGAAAAACAAACATCGAATCAATTTGCAATTTTAGTGGTTCGGTCCTTGGAAGGAGAAATTCTAGAAGAATACAGCTTGAAAGTCGCAGAAGAATGGAAACTAGGACAACGTGGACTTGATAATGGTGTTTTGATATTACTTGCAACAGAAGATAAAAAGGTCCGGATTGAGGTTGGGTATGGACTAGAAGGTGTGCTAACGGATGTGTATTGTAAACGCATCATTCGTGATATTATGATTCCTCATTTCAAACAAGGAGATTATCCTACGGGGATTCGATTAGGTTTAGATCAGTTATTAGAAACGGCAAATCTCGGAATCACGCCCGAAGAACCGACGTTATTTGAGAAATTTCGAAACTTTAAGGGATTTGATTTTGAAGGCCATTGGTTTTTGTATCCTGTTGGTTTTCTGTTTGTTGGAGTTTTGTTTTTATTTGGATTCATTTCGGCCTTTCATTATGAAGCGGAAGGTGTTGGAATGTTTTTTTTCATATTGGTGTTCTTCCAATGGGTACCAACAATGTTCTTTGGTTATTATGCTTGGCTTGTTTCAAACTTACTCTATATCGTTGGGTTTATCTTTGTGCGATCCACAAGAGATAAGGTAAGTTGGGTCAAAAACATAGCAAAAAAAGTCACAGACAATGTTATGTTTTCCAACGGTGGTTTTTCCAGCGGAGGTGGAGGTTCTTCAGGAAGTTCTGGAGGGGGTTTTCGTGGAGGAGGAGGCAG is a window of Leptospira sp. WS60.C2 DNA encoding:
- a CDS encoding YgcG family protein encodes the protein MKFRIFLRGILLTLLYFSFGEIRLESKEVPPLKSRVTFEEGTISKDVANEWESLLSDHEKQTSNQFAILVVRSLEGEILEEYSLKVAEEWKLGQRGLDNGVLILLATEDKKVRIEVGYGLEGVLTDVYCKRIIRDIMIPHFKQGDYPTGIRLGLDQLLETANLGITPEEPTLFEKFRNFKGFDFEGHWFLYPVGFLFVGVLFLFGFISAFHYEAEGVGMFFFILVFFQWVPTMFFGYYAWLVSNLLYIVGFIFVRSTRDKVSWVKNIAKKVTDNVMFSNGGFSSGGGGSSGSSGGGFRGGGGSFGGGGASGSW